The sequence GTCCAATTTTTGGATGAAAAAAACAATAACAAAAAGTGGCAGGATATAACTGAACCAAATGCTGAAAAGTTTCAATAAAATCAAATTCAGCCAAGGGAACTTCTTCACTTCGTGATAAAACTACTTTTTTGAATTCGTCATTTTTAATGGCTAGAATTCCCTGAGCTACTAAATATTCATATTGAAATTTAGCTTCAGAATCAAAATTCATATCGTCAATTTCGACTGTTGCAAATGAAGTCGCTTCTTTTTCAGCAATAATAATTTCAGATTCATTCTCAGGAATCAGGATTAATTGTTTTTCATCAAAAGAAGCAAAAACAAATCCTTTTTCGCTGTAATCTGAAACGGTATTTAAAACATTATTTTGTTGTAAAATCCCAACATAGTTTTCTGAATTGGGTTTTGAATAAAGCACAAAGGGTAAATTTTGCTCTTTATGATTTTTAATTTTTAAGAAAAATGCATTCATAATTTATTCACTTTTCTTTCTATCCAAAACCATATTCGTCAGTTTGCAAAGCGAAACCAAATTTCCTTCTTCGTCAGTAATTTTAATTTCCCAAAGATGAAGACTTCTTCCTTTGTGAATAATTCTGGCTGTTCCGAAAACATAACCTTCGCGAATACTTTTTAGATGATTTGCCGAGATTTCAATGCCTCTTACCTCCTGTTCTTTCGGATTGATAAAAAAGAAAGAAGCTGCACTTCCAACACTTTCTGCCAAAGCTACTGAAGCACCACCATGCAATAATCCCATTGGCTGGTGAACACTTGGATTTACAGGCATTTTTGCAGTTAAAAAATCTTCTCCGGCGTCGATATATTCAATTTTGAGCGTTTCCATTAATGTGTTTTTAGAAAACTCATTACAGCGCGCCAAAATCTGCTCTTTTGTATAATTCATTAAAATAAACTTTAAAAACGTAAAATTAAAGAAAGATAAGACACAAATTGAAAAATCGGATTCTAAAATTGAAAATCAACTTCAAACCTCTAGGTTTTTTGTTATTTTTACAAAAACAATCAAAACCAATCTTTGGCTATTTTTTGCCACAGATTACACAGATTAAAAGGATTTTGAAATACTTTGTATTGAGTTTTTCTGCCACGAATTCACTAATTTTTCTAATTTAAAAAACAAATAATTAGTGAATTCGTGGCGGAAAAAAATCATTCTAATCCTCTTAATCTGTGGCAAAAAAACTATTTAAATGCGTCAATACTTTGCACTCTTCATTTTCGGAATAATTATAACTTTCAGTTCTTGCCGAACTGACTTTGAAACCGTTGCAAGCACTGGAGATTTAAAGTTCTCAAAAGACACTGTTTATTTGGACACTGTTTTTAAAAACATTGGTTCAAGCACTTATCAATTGAAAGTGTACAATAAAAGCAAAAACGACATTTCAATTCCGATTATTCAGTTGAAAAAGGGATTGAATTCAAAATACAGAATGACCGTTGATGGAATGGCCGGCAACAACGGAAAAATTTTTAAAGATGTTACGCTTTTAGCAAAAGACAGTTTGTACATTTTTATTGAAACTACTGCAGATATTACAGATGCTAACCCGACTGATTTTCTATATACTGATGAAATTGAATTTGACAGTGGCGCCAATCTTCAAAAAGTAGCTTTGGTCACTTTAATTCAAGATGCTGTTTTTTTATATCCAAATCAAAATCCTGATGGAACAAAAGAGAAAATAAAAATCGACGGCAAAGATGTTGACGGATTTTACTTAAGCGAAAATGATCCCGCTAACGGAAATGAACTTATTTTCACCAAACAAAAACCATATGTAATTTATGGATACGCGGGAGTTCCCGAAAATAAAACAGTAACTTTTGAAGCTGGTGCACGAGTTCATTTTCATGTCAATTCTGGGCTGTATGTTGCCAAAAATGCTTCACTTCAGATTAACGGAACAACCTCAACAACTGATAAACTTGAAAATGAAGTTATTTTTGAAGGCGACCGTTTAGAGTCACTTTACTCTGACATTCCTGGACAATGGAATTCTGTTATTCTTGAAAATCAAAGTGGCACACATTCAATCAATCATCTGACATTGAAAAATGCTGCTACAGGTTTAGAAATCAGAAACACAGCAAATACGATTCAAATCAAAAACAGTCAGTTTTATAATTTTGTTGAGCACGGAATTCTGACGAAAAATGGCCGAATCAACGGAGAAAATTTAGTCATAAATTACGCGGGAATCGCAAGTTTATCTTGTGTTTATGGCGGCAATTACAGTTTTGCGCATTGCACTTTTAATAACAATTGGCAAAACAGTTCGCATTTTGCAGTCAATTTGAGCAATAGTTTGGCTGGAGCAACGCCAGAAACAAATCCGCTTACACAGGCAACTTTCAACAATTGTATTATTTACGGCTCAAATACAAACGAATTTAATTTGAGCAAAAATGCAAACACAGCATTTGTGCATCAATTAAATAATTGTCTTTTAAAATTCAGCAGTTCGACAACAAATCCGGATTATCAATTCAAAACTGACACACAACATTATAACAATATCATTTTGAATGAAAATCCGAAATTTTATAATGTTTCTCAGAATAAATTCAATATTGATAAAACTTCTGCCGCTTTTGCGAAAGGGAATCAGGCCTATATAATTCCGACAGATATTTTAGGAATTACAAGAACTTCTCCTCCGGATTTGGGAGCTTATCAGAGTCAAGATTTCCCGAAGAAATAGTTTTTGCCACGAAGGCGCTAAGGTGCAAAGGTTTCTTTTTGCATAAAGTACATTTGTAGAGACGCACTGCAGTGCGTCTACGCAACGAATACCTACCGTTACACGCACTGCAGTGCGTCTCTACGGAATATTGGAACGAAAATCTAATCTGCCGAAATAACCTTGCGTCTTAGCGCCTTCGTGGCAAACAAAAACACCTCGTAAGAAAATATATCTAAAATTAAACTTCCCATAACATTTTACATTCAAAAAAGTAGTAGTTTTGTTACAATACATTTTTAAAAATTTAATAATCAAGTTTTTAAAAATTTATTTTAAACCAAATCTTAAAACTATTACTTATGAAAAAAAACTACTTTTTACTATTATTGTTTCTTTCCACGATTGGTTTTGCCCAAATTCCTTCTGGATATTACAGTACCGCAACCGGAACAGGCTATACCTTAAAAACA comes from Flavobacterium sp. KACC 22761 and encodes:
- a CDS encoding PaaI family thioesterase codes for the protein MNYTKEQILARCNEFSKNTLMETLKIEYIDAGEDFLTAKMPVNPSVHQPMGLLHGGASVALAESVGSAASFFFINPKEQEVRGIEISANHLKSIREGYVFGTARIIHKGRSLHLWEIKITDEEGNLVSLCKLTNMVLDRKKSE